Proteins encoded by one window of Winogradskyella sp. PG-2:
- a CDS encoding fibronectin type III domain-containing protein, with the protein MKKLTILFVFAFILHACDKDDSFTPVCDIVTNVAANSITRNSAIITWNNTDDSASYTLEYGISGFVLGSGVIVSETNLSTQLTALQANTTYDVYIQTICSSNNLSSYTNVYSFTTLEPAVVPELRPTLSELNLFSNNLYDLNITSLAFEYNLNTTLFSDFAHKQRLIALPDGTSMTYDGDGLPIFPDNTVIAKTFFYNNNERDLDEGRRIIETRVLIKINGNWESGNYKWNGEQTEAFLDLDSSILPVSWIDNDGITQSVNYKIPSNTDCFTCHQSFDNLKPIGPKLRSMNFNVNGSNQLQGFIDNGRLNGITNSTSVRSLPNWEDDTYSIEDRARAYLDVNCASCHIPGGQCEDQSDTNFAYETSLVDSKIVERKETIEFRISDYNEGISMPLIGTTILHTEGVELIQAYLDTL; encoded by the coding sequence ATGAAAAAGTTAACTATTTTATTTGTCTTTGCTTTTATTTTACATGCTTGTGATAAGGATGATAGTTTTACACCAGTTTGCGATATTGTAACTAATGTAGCTGCAAATTCAATAACTCGAAATTCAGCAATAATTACTTGGAACAATACAGATGACTCAGCATCTTATACTCTAGAATATGGCATATCAGGATTTGTACTAGGCAGTGGCGTAATAGTTTCTGAAACTAATCTCTCAACTCAACTTACAGCTTTACAGGCCAACACAACTTACGATGTGTATATTCAAACCATTTGTAGTTCCAATAATTTAAGTAGTTACACCAATGTCTATAGTTTCACAACATTAGAACCAGCAGTAGTGCCTGAACTTAGGCCTACCTTATCCGAATTAAATTTGTTTTCTAATAATTTATACGATTTAAATATTACCTCGCTAGCTTTTGAATACAATCTTAATACAACCTTGTTTTCAGATTTTGCGCACAAACAACGTCTTATAGCTCTGCCAGATGGCACAAGTATGACATATGATGGTGATGGATTACCTATTTTCCCTGACAATACAGTTATAGCTAAAACCTTCTTTTATAATAATAACGAACGTGATTTAGATGAGGGCAGGCGAATTATTGAAACTAGAGTCCTTATTAAAATTAATGGTAATTGGGAGTCTGGAAATTATAAATGGAACGGCGAACAAACTGAGGCTTTTCTTGACCTAGACAGTAGTATACTTCCAGTATCTTGGATTGATAATGATGGGATTACACAATCTGTAAATTATAAAATACCATCTAATACAGATTGCTTTACATGTCATCAGAGTTTTGACAATCTTAAACCTATTGGCCCAAAATTAAGAAGCATGAATTTTAATGTAAATGGTAGTAACCAATTACAAGGATTTATAGATAATGGTCGATTAAATGGTATAACTAATTCGACAAGTGTTAGATCGCTTCCTAACTGGGAAGATGATACTTACTCTATAGAAGATCGTGCTAGAGCTTATTTAGATGTCAACTGTGCAAGCTGTCATATTCCAGGTGGTCAGTGCGAAGATCAATCAGACACTAATTTTGCTTATGAGACTTCACTAGTAGATTCGAAGATTGTAGAAAGAAAAGAAACTATTGAATTTAGAATATCGGACTATAATGAAGGGATAAGCATGCCTCTTATTGGGACAACTATTCTTCACACAGAAGGAGTAGAACTCATTCAAGCTTATTTAGACACACTTTAA
- a CDS encoding endonuclease/exonuclease/phosphatase family protein yields the protein MIELLKKNKAYLLIGYALLLIIHFVVKDKFYFTGIIFYSFPLLILILLLLLITPLFYSNKKYFIFLIFSGLVFSIYWYKNYHVSHVNQNIKGKVSSILFWNIATQEDYNIKILSNIIADENIETIILVEAYHKKNSFNKDFQTLIEDYNILFLKHDMIVLSRKKIELVNEIYEQESFKLNHLKIGEEYPKTIVIVDIRSTPFYNRENALGQIINYSKKYKADIILGDFNTPHRSVYFKAYRDNYQSFRDYQNGFTATWPYGIPLLEIDHIWINNSYKPLSLEKQNYARSDHSLLIGKFQKN from the coding sequence ATGATTGAATTATTAAAAAAAAACAAAGCATATCTACTCATAGGATATGCTTTGTTGTTAATAATTCATTTTGTAGTAAAAGATAAATTTTACTTTACTGGTATAATTTTTTATTCGTTTCCATTACTTATTTTAATTCTTTTATTGTTATTAATTACACCCCTGTTCTACAGCAATAAAAAATATTTTATTTTTCTAATCTTTTCAGGTTTAGTATTTTCTATTTATTGGTACAAAAATTATCACGTTTCTCATGTTAATCAAAATATAAAAGGAAAAGTGAGTTCAATTTTATTTTGGAACATAGCGACTCAAGAGGATTACAATATTAAAATACTATCAAATATCATTGCAGATGAAAATATTGAAACTATAATACTTGTGGAAGCATACCATAAAAAAAATAGTTTCAATAAAGATTTTCAAACTTTAATAGAAGATTACAATATTTTGTTTTTAAAGCATGATATGATTGTTTTATCTAGAAAAAAAATCGAACTAGTAAATGAAATATACGAGCAAGAAAGCTTTAAACTCAATCATTTGAAAATTGGTGAAGAATACCCAAAAACTATTGTTATTGTAGATATTCGTTCAACCCCTTTTTACAACAGAGAAAATGCTCTAGGGCAAATAATCAACTATTCTAAAAAATATAAAGCAGATATCATTTTAGGTGATTTTAATACGCCTCATAGAAGTGTTTATTTTAAAGCTTATAGAGACAACTATCAATCCTTTAGAGATTATCAGAATGGGTTTACTGCTACTTGGCCATATGGCATACCTTTATTAGAAATAGATCATATTTGGATTAATAATAGTTATAAGCCATTAAGTTTAGAAAAACAAAACTATGCAAGGTCTGATCATTCACTTCTCATCGGAAAATTTCAAAAAAATTAA
- a CDS encoding zinc-dependent metalloprotease codes for MLKHLSIKLLLVVSVFLAFSCSTAKKASKSKKGTTAMAKPPAKKPGKNDIKPYNKVITKKAKTDKGLFAVHKVDDKYFYEIPDSLFEREMLMVTRISKTAAGLGFGGGKLSEQVLRWQKKDKKVLLRMVSHQVVAADSLPVHEAVVNSNLEPVIATFPIKAFSKDSLNTVIDVTNLFAKDVKPLGFPQRRRQQYRITRLDGQLSYIESLKSYPTNIESRTVKTYSAGRPPSNSNTGAITLEINNSMILLPKVPMQRRMFDQRVGWFTSGTTDYGLTAQESKRLTYLDRWKLEVKEEDIEKFKRGELVVPKKQIVYYIDRATPDQWKKYIKQGIEDWQVAFEAAGFKDAIIAKDPPTAEEDPEWSPEDARYSVVRYLASPIPNANGPHVSDPRSGEILESDINWYHNVMTLLRNWFFVQTAAINPDARGVAFKDEVMGRLIRFVSAHEVGHTLGLPHNMGSSVAYPVEKLRDPEFTKKYGTAPSIMDYARFNYVAQPGDEGVALMPNIGIYDKYAIEWGYRPILDAKSAKEEKKTLDSWILKHAGDPIYRFGRQQFGVIDPSSQTEDLGDDAVLASEYGIANLKRIVPNLIEWTSEDGKNYSDLQTMYGQVLGQFNRYMGHVASNIGGVYEIYKTYDQEGAVYTHVTKEHQKKAMKFLQDQLFSTPSWMLDENIFNKIESAGSIERVGGIQTRTLNNMLDFGRMQRMLENETLNGSDAYGLYDMMKDVRKGLFSELRSGKRIDIYRRNLQRAYIERLEFIMNNEQPSIPAQFRRFFGGTSVNVSQSDIRAVVRAELKSLRSQLRSARGGDAMSRIHISDAVERVNDILDPK; via the coding sequence ATTTTGAAACACTTATCAATTAAACTACTTCTAGTAGTTTCAGTATTCTTGGCATTTTCATGTTCTACAGCCAAGAAAGCTAGCAAATCGAAAAAAGGTACAACTGCGATGGCAAAACCGCCAGCTAAGAAACCTGGTAAAAATGATATTAAACCTTACAATAAGGTTATTACTAAAAAAGCAAAAACCGATAAAGGGCTATTTGCTGTTCACAAGGTAGATGACAAGTATTTTTATGAAATTCCAGATTCTCTTTTCGAAAGAGAAATGTTAATGGTAACTCGTATTTCTAAAACTGCAGCCGGATTAGGCTTTGGTGGAGGAAAACTAAGCGAACAAGTATTGCGTTGGCAAAAGAAGGATAAAAAAGTGTTACTACGTATGGTATCTCACCAAGTGGTAGCTGCAGACTCATTACCTGTGCACGAAGCTGTTGTAAATTCTAATCTAGAACCAGTGATAGCTACATTTCCTATAAAGGCATTCAGTAAAGATTCTTTAAACACTGTTATTGATGTAACAAATTTATTTGCTAAAGATGTGAAGCCATTAGGTTTTCCGCAAAGAAGAAGACAGCAATATAGAATTACACGTTTAGATGGTCAGCTTTCATATATTGAAAGCCTTAAATCGTATCCTACAAACATTGAGTCTAGGACTGTAAAGACATATTCTGCAGGCCGTCCACCTTCAAACTCAAATACTGGAGCAATTACTTTAGAGATTAATAATTCTATGATTTTATTACCTAAAGTACCTATGCAGCGTCGTATGTTTGATCAACGTGTAGGATGGTTTACAAGCGGAACTACAGATTATGGTTTAACAGCACAAGAAAGTAAAAGGTTAACTTACCTTGATCGCTGGAAATTAGAAGTTAAAGAAGAGGATATTGAAAAATTTAAGAGAGGTGAGTTAGTTGTTCCTAAGAAGCAAATAGTTTACTACATAGATAGAGCTACACCAGATCAATGGAAAAAATATATTAAGCAAGGTATTGAAGATTGGCAAGTTGCTTTTGAAGCAGCAGGTTTTAAAGATGCGATAATTGCTAAAGATCCTCCAACTGCAGAAGAGGATCCAGAGTGGTCTCCAGAGGACGCACGCTATTCTGTTGTACGTTATTTAGCTTCACCAATACCAAATGCTAACGGACCACACGTTAGTGATCCACGTTCTGGTGAAATTTTAGAAAGTGATATTAATTGGTACCATAACGTAATGACATTATTACGTAACTGGTTCTTTGTACAAACTGCAGCGATTAATCCAGATGCACGTGGAGTTGCTTTTAAAGACGAAGTTATGGGACGATTGATTCGTTTCGTATCTGCTCACGAAGTAGGACACACACTCGGCTTACCTCACAACATGGGAAGTAGTGTTGCGTATCCAGTAGAAAAATTGAGAGATCCAGAATTCACAAAAAAATATGGAACTGCACCATCAATTATGGACTATGCGCGTTTTAATTATGTTGCACAACCAGGAGATGAAGGTGTGGCTTTAATGCCAAATATTGGTATTTATGATAAGTATGCAATTGAATGGGGTTACAGACCTATTTTAGATGCTAAGTCTGCTAAAGAAGAAAAGAAAACTTTAGATAGTTGGATTTTAAAACATGCTGGAGACCCAATATATCGCTTCGGAAGACAGCAATTTGGTGTAATTGATCCAAGTTCTCAAACTGAAGATTTAGGTGATGATGCTGTGTTAGCATCAGAGTATGGTATTGCAAACCTTAAAAGGATTGTACCAAATCTAATTGAGTGGACATCTGAAGATGGAAAAAACTACAGTGATCTACAAACTATGTATGGTCAAGTACTTGGTCAGTTTAATCGCTATATGGGACATGTCGCCTCTAATATTGGTGGTGTATATGAAATATATAAAACATATGATCAAGAAGGAGCTGTTTATACACATGTAACTAAAGAGCATCAGAAAAAGGCTATGAAATTTTTACAAGATCAATTATTCTCTACCCCATCTTGGATGTTAGATGAAAATATCTTTAATAAAATTGAAAGTGCTGGTAGTATTGAGCGTGTAGGAGGCATTCAAACTAGAACCTTGAACAACATGCTCGATTTTGGTAGAATGCAACGTATGCTAGAAAATGAAACTTTAAATGGTTCTGATGCTTACGGTCTTTATGATATGATGAAGGATGTTAGAAAAGGTTTATTTAGCGAGCTACGTTCTGGTAAGAGAATAGATATTTACAGACGTAATTTACAACGTGCCTATATTGAGCGTTTAGAGTTTATAATGAACAATGAACAGCCATCGATACCAGCTCAATTTAGAAGATTCTTTGGTGGTACATCAGTAAATGTTAGTCAATCAGATATTAGAGCTGTAGTAAGAGCAGAACTAAAATCTTTACGTAGCCAGTTGCGTTCAGCTCGTGGTGGAGATGCTATGAGTAGAATTCATATCTCAGATGCTGTAGAACGTGTAAATGATATTTTAGATCCTAAATAA
- a CDS encoding alpha/beta hydrolase, protein MSFTLQKNLKRKLKKFAIVLFGLYVMIGSALYFFQEKILFLPTTLEQDYKYQFNYDFEELFLKTEENVTINALHFKVNNPKGVILYFHGNAGDLSRWGTITEYFSAMNYDVLIMDYRTYGKSVGKLSEQGFYKDAQYCYDYLLKNYSEDKITLYGRSLGTGIASYLASRNNTKQLILETPYYSILDVAEHRFPMLPVKQLLKYHFPTHQYLPNAKCPITIIHGTDDSVVPYSSGKKLSELGLINLNLVTVKGGDHNNLIEFDSYHKTIKTILP, encoded by the coding sequence ATGTCATTCACTCTTCAAAAAAATCTAAAAAGAAAGCTTAAAAAGTTCGCAATTGTTCTTTTTGGTTTATATGTTATGATAGGATCTGCACTTTATTTTTTTCAGGAAAAAATATTATTTCTGCCAACAACTTTAGAACAAGATTATAAATATCAATTTAATTATGATTTTGAAGAATTATTTCTAAAAACTGAAGAAAACGTAACTATAAATGCACTTCACTTTAAAGTAAATAATCCAAAAGGAGTCATTCTTTATTTTCATGGTAATGCTGGTGATTTAAGTCGATGGGGAACTATAACTGAATATTTCTCAGCCATGAATTACGATGTTTTAATAATGGACTATAGGACCTATGGAAAAAGTGTAGGTAAATTAAGTGAACAGGGTTTTTATAAGGATGCACAATATTGTTATGATTATTTATTGAAAAACTATTCTGAAGATAAAATCACTTTATATGGAAGGTCTTTAGGAACAGGAATAGCATCTTATTTGGCCTCACGCAACAATACTAAACAACTCATTTTAGAAACACCTTATTATAGTATTTTAGATGTTGCAGAACATCGCTTTCCTATGCTTCCTGTAAAGCAATTGTTAAAGTATCATTTCCCGACTCATCAGTACTTACCTAACGCTAAGTGTCCAATAACCATAATTCATGGTACTGACGATAGTGTTGTGCCATATTCATCAGGCAAGAAACTTTCAGAACTAGGCTTAATTAATTTGAATTTAGTGACAGTTAAAGGTGGAGACCATAATAATCTTATTGAATTTGACAGTTATCATAAAACTATAAAAACAATACTTCCTTGA